The Xanthomonas sp. DAR 34887 genome has a segment encoding these proteins:
- a CDS encoding PQQ-dependent sugar dehydrogenase produces the protein MQMKTLANAVLLGVLLTSVAHAQTNAGNQKPDPDIPFNVTKVASFDLPWRIAFLPDGRMLITEKVGRVQLVTPQGAKTEVKGVPASYVEGQNGMLGVFVSPHYAIDKSVYLTYVAPGDYGGGLAMGRGRLVMEGNEARLDNFKVLWRQMPTGKGGQAGAQIAFSPDGQSLFLTVGDRQRFTPAQDLNQPVGKILRLTLDGKPAPGNPWAGRGGARTIPLIDPAADTEAAKTAPVVSTYTFPNANLTPAETWSIGHRTPYGLAFAPDGRLWELEHGPKGGDELNLIQRGKNYGWPLVSYGDNYNGVPIPKPETRPDLVRPAIYWAPVMAPGNLMFYKGNLFPQWKGSALISGLVSQGIIRVTVDSKGGATAVNRWSLGKRIRDVEEAPDGSLWLLEDAKPGGLYRLTPK, from the coding sequence ATGCAGATGAAGACGCTAGCAAATGCGGTCCTGCTCGGAGTCCTACTGACGAGTGTCGCGCACGCGCAGACCAATGCGGGCAATCAGAAGCCCGATCCTGACATCCCCTTCAATGTCACCAAGGTGGCCAGCTTCGATCTGCCCTGGCGCATCGCGTTCCTGCCCGATGGCCGCATGCTGATCACCGAGAAGGTCGGTCGCGTGCAACTGGTGACGCCGCAAGGCGCCAAGACCGAGGTCAAGGGCGTGCCGGCCAGTTACGTGGAAGGCCAGAACGGCATGCTGGGCGTGTTCGTGTCGCCCCACTACGCCATCGACAAGAGTGTGTACCTGACGTACGTCGCACCCGGCGACTACGGCGGCGGTCTGGCCATGGGCCGAGGCCGACTGGTGATGGAGGGCAACGAGGCCCGGCTGGACAACTTCAAGGTGCTGTGGCGCCAGATGCCGACGGGCAAGGGCGGCCAGGCCGGCGCGCAGATCGCGTTCTCGCCGGATGGCCAGTCTCTGTTCCTCACGGTGGGCGACCGCCAGCGCTTCACGCCGGCACAGGATCTCAATCAACCGGTAGGCAAGATCCTGCGGTTGACGCTGGACGGCAAGCCCGCGCCGGGCAATCCGTGGGCAGGCAGGGGCGGCGCGCGCACCATCCCGCTGATCGATCCGGCGGCCGATACCGAGGCGGCCAAGACGGCGCCGGTGGTCAGCACCTACACGTTCCCCAACGCCAACCTCACGCCAGCCGAAACCTGGTCCATCGGCCACCGCACCCCCTATGGCCTCGCGTTCGCTCCCGACGGCCGGCTGTGGGAGCTCGAGCATGGGCCCAAAGGCGGCGACGAACTGAACCTGATCCAGCGCGGCAAGAACTACGGTTGGCCGCTGGTGTCGTATGGCGACAACTACAACGGCGTGCCGATTCCCAAACCCGAGACGCGGCCCGATCTCGTCAGGCCGGCGATCTATTGGGCGCCGGTGATGGCGCCCGGCAACCTAATGTTCTACAAGGGCAACCTGTTCCCGCAGTGGAAGGGCAGCGCGTTGATCAGCGGCCTGGTCAGCCAGGGCATCATCCGCGTCACCGTCGACAGCAAGGGCGGCGCCACTGCGGTCAATCGCTGGAGCCTCGGCAAGCGCATCCGCGATGTCGAGGAAGCGCCGGACGGCTCGCTGTGGTTGCTGGAAGATGCCAAGCCCGGTGGCCTGTACCGGCTCACGCCGAAATAA
- a CDS encoding M28 family metallopeptidase: protein MRMLLLSACLFMGGAAQAANEALPGGGIDAEALERHVRTLASDDFEGRAPATPGEAKTIAYLSEQFRLAGVQPAGDDGGWTQAVPLVRAQVDGPVTATLRVAGASQALVNGEDVVLQSLRPGSKMALKDAPLVFVGYGIHAPERGWDDYKGVDLKGKIAVMLINDADFETPQPGAFDGRAVTYYGRWTYKYEEAARQGAAGVLIVHETAPAAYGWATVKSSGLSPLFDIERSDAQARAQHVPVRGWMQRALAVSLFQRAGLDFEAEKQRAQRADFRPQALGDAALSVRFALKRERVVTHNVVAKLEGATHPQETVIYSAHWDAFGIGAADASGDRIRRGAIDNATGVASVLELARVFAAGPRPQRTLYFIALTAEEKGLLGATYYAAHPLAPLATTVAVINSEMFSPDGATRDIASWGRGRVSLERDLAAAAQARGRAYSPDPNLEAGFFYRADHFAFARAGVPAITVGPGLDKRDGGVAAGKAIRDRYFADCYHQPCDRWSASWDPAGHAADTLLLYDLGQRLADSREWPRWDEGSEFKPARDASEAARR from the coding sequence ATGCGCATGTTGCTGCTGTCCGCCTGCCTGTTCATGGGAGGCGCCGCGCAGGCGGCCAACGAGGCGCTGCCCGGTGGCGGCATCGATGCCGAAGCGCTGGAGCGGCATGTGCGCACGCTGGCCTCCGATGACTTCGAGGGCCGCGCGCCGGCCACGCCGGGCGAGGCCAAGACCATCGCCTATCTCAGCGAGCAGTTCCGCCTGGCCGGCGTGCAGCCGGCTGGCGACGACGGCGGCTGGACTCAGGCGGTGCCGCTGGTGCGTGCGCAAGTGGATGGACCGGTGACGGCGACGCTGCGCGTGGCGGGTGCCTCGCAGGCGCTGGTCAACGGCGAGGACGTGGTACTGCAGAGCCTGCGTCCCGGCAGCAAGATGGCGCTGAAGGACGCGCCGCTGGTGTTCGTCGGCTACGGCATCCATGCGCCCGAGCGCGGCTGGGACGATTACAAGGGTGTGGACCTGAAGGGCAAGATCGCGGTGATGCTGATCAACGACGCCGACTTCGAGACGCCGCAACCCGGCGCGTTCGACGGCCGTGCGGTCACCTACTACGGGCGCTGGACCTACAAGTACGAGGAAGCCGCACGCCAGGGCGCGGCCGGCGTGCTGATCGTGCACGAGACCGCGCCGGCGGCGTACGGCTGGGCCACGGTGAAGAGTTCCGGGCTGTCGCCGCTGTTCGACATCGAGCGCAGCGACGCGCAGGCGCGTGCGCAGCACGTGCCGGTGCGCGGCTGGATGCAGCGCGCGCTGGCGGTGTCGCTGTTCCAGCGCGCCGGGCTGGATTTCGAGGCGGAGAAGCAACGCGCGCAGCGCGCCGACTTCCGCCCGCAGGCGTTGGGCGATGCGGCGCTGTCGGTGCGTTTCGCGCTCAAGCGCGAGCGCGTGGTCACCCACAACGTGGTGGCCAAGCTGGAAGGCGCCACGCATCCGCAGGAGACCGTCATCTATTCGGCGCATTGGGATGCGTTCGGCATCGGTGCCGCCGATGCCAGCGGCGATCGCATCCGCCGCGGCGCGATCGACAACGCCACCGGCGTGGCCAGCGTGCTGGAGCTGGCGCGGGTGTTCGCCGCCGGGCCGCGGCCGCAGCGCACGCTGTACTTCATCGCGCTCACCGCCGAGGAGAAGGGCCTGCTCGGCGCGACCTATTACGCCGCGCATCCGCTGGCGCCGCTGGCGACCACCGTGGCGGTGATCAACAGCGAGATGTTCAGCCCCGACGGCGCCACCCGCGACATCGCCTCGTGGGGCCGCGGGCGGGTATCGCTGGAGCGCGACCTGGCCGCGGCGGCGCAGGCGCGCGGCCGCGCCTATTCGCCTGATCCGAATCTGGAGGCGGGCTTCTTCTATCGTGCCGACCATTTCGCTTTCGCCCGCGCCGGCGTGCCGGCGATCACCGTGGGGCCGGGGCTGGACAAGCGCGACGGCGGCGTGGCCGCGGGCAAGGCGATCCGCGACCGCTATTTCGCCGATTGCTACCACCAGCCCTGCGACCGCTGGAGCGCGTCCTGGGATCCGGCCGGGCATGCCGCCGATACGCTGCTGCTGTACGACCTGGGCCAGCGCCTGGCCGACAGCCGCGAGTGGCCGCGCTGGGACGAGGGCTCCGAATTCAAGCCGGCGCGTGATGCGAGCGAGGCGGCGCGGCGCTGA
- a CDS encoding MBL fold metallo-hydrolase, protein MPRDPSIHLIDTGFQRAQFDAAYLIVENGRGAFVDCGTSHSVPTMLAALDGAGLAPGDVDWLILTHVHLDHAGGAGALLQRLPNARLLVHPRGAPHMIDPARLIAGATAVYGEAEIARSYGTIVPVPAERVVVAEDGHRLWLGERELLCIDTPGHARHHLCVWDARSRSWFSGDTFGLSYRELDSAQGAFVIPTSSPVQFDPEAMRASIQRMLGHAPQTLYLTHYGPVGAADTLAAELFEQLDAMVAIARGCDGRSDRHRCLVAALSALYLERARLHGCPLDDAGVERVLQMDIELNAQGLACWLER, encoded by the coding sequence ATGCCACGCGACCCCAGCATCCATCTCATCGACACCGGCTTCCAGCGCGCGCAGTTCGACGCGGCCTACCTGATCGTGGAGAACGGGCGCGGTGCGTTCGTCGATTGCGGCACCAGCCACTCGGTGCCGACCATGCTCGCCGCGCTCGATGGCGCCGGCCTGGCGCCGGGCGATGTGGACTGGTTGATCCTGACCCACGTGCATCTGGACCACGCCGGTGGCGCTGGCGCGCTGCTGCAGCGGCTGCCGAACGCGCGCCTGCTGGTGCATCCGCGCGGCGCACCGCACATGATCGATCCGGCGCGGCTGATCGCCGGTGCCACCGCGGTGTACGGCGAGGCCGAGATCGCGCGCAGCTACGGCACGATCGTGCCGGTGCCGGCCGAGCGCGTGGTCGTCGCCGAGGACGGTCATCGGCTGTGGCTGGGAGAGCGCGAACTGCTGTGCATCGATACGCCCGGCCACGCGCGCCATCACCTGTGCGTGTGGGACGCGCGCAGCCGCAGCTGGTTCAGCGGCGACACCTTCGGCCTGTCGTACCGCGAACTGGACAGCGCGCAGGGCGCGTTCGTGATTCCGACGTCCTCGCCGGTGCAGTTCGATCCGGAGGCGATGCGCGCCTCGATCCAGCGTATGCTCGGCCACGCGCCGCAGACGCTGTATCTGACCCACTACGGCCCGGTCGGCGCGGCGGATACGCTGGCGGCGGAGCTGTTCGAGCAGCTCGACGCGATGGTGGCGATCGCGCGCGGTTGCGACGGGCGTTCCGATCGCCATCGCTGCCTGGTCGCCGCGCTGAGCGCGCTGTACCTGGAGCGCGCGCGCCTGCATGGCTGCCCGCTCGACGATGCCGGCGTGGAGCGGGTGCTGCAGATGGACATCGAGCTCAATGCGCAGGGTCTGGCTTGCTGGCTGGAGCGTTGA